Proteins encoded in a region of the Diospyros lotus cultivar Yz01 chromosome 9, ASM1463336v1, whole genome shotgun sequence genome:
- the LOC127809287 gene encoding uncharacterized protein LOC127809287, whose translation MSGNVSIRSILNGNNTFNGTNFLDWEMNVRIVLTHEKILYTIETPLPPKPSLEDAVAHEAWKTHKGDMITAQCIILAAMTPEHRRQHKGYTAYEIMARLKDLYEERTRHERYDVAKKLFRCRMAEGSSVEKHVTEMIGYIDRLSELGMGMDAELTFDFVLQSLPDCYGQFIMNFNMMNMDKTLGELLSMLREAEPKINKKAKGSVLLVGGPKGCKGKPKSKKAKQKKSSSIAPSGGVQKTKARKGKEDAILDLVLTFALLCKGLEVRDD comes from the exons ATGTCTGGAAATGTGTCGATAAGATCAATCCTCAatggcaataataccttcaatggGACGAATTTCCTCGATTGGGAGATGAAtgtgaggatagtcctcactcATGAGAAGATCCTCTATACCATAGAGACACCTCTTCCTCCCAAACCATCACTCGAGGATGCCGTAGCACATGAGGCCTGGAAGAcacacaagggtgatatgatcactGCTCAGTGTATCATCCTGGCAGCCATGACCCCGGAACATAGGCGTCAACATAAGGGTTATactgcctatgagatcatggctaggctcaaggatctcTATGAGGAGCGAACTAGGCATGAACGTTATGACGTTGCCAAAAAGCTCTTCAGGTGCCGTATGGCTGAGGGATCATCTGTTGAAAAGCATGTCACTGAGATGATAGGCTATATTGACAGATTGTCAGAGCTTGGTATGGGTATGGATGCAGAACTTACCTTTGATTTTGTGCTACAGTCCCTTCCTGATTGTTATGGACAGTTCATCATGAATTTCAATATGATGAATATGGATAAAACTCTTGGAGAGTTACTGTCCATGTTGCGGGAGGCTGAGCCTAAGATAAACAAGAAGgctaagggaagtgttctcttagttggagGTCCCAAGGGGTGCAAAGGCAAGcctaagagtaagaaagccaaacagaagaagagttcttccatagcgccaTCTGGAGgagtccagaagaccaaagCCCGTAAGGGCAAGGAGGATGCG atactggatctggTGCTCACATTTGCACTTCTATGCAAGGGCTTAGAGGTACGAGACGATTGA